One Lactobacillus sp. CBA3606 DNA segment encodes these proteins:
- the gnd gene encoding phosphogluconate dehydrogenase (NAD(+)-dependent, decarboxylating) has protein sequence MKIGLIGLGKMGLNLALNMQAHQVTVFGTDLTAPHRQAAADQGIATTTDLTTLLAQLPQPRIIWVMVPAGPATTTVLAQLTTQLAPGDIVIDGGNSFYRDSIQHGQALATHQIAFFDVGTSGGQAGALNNGNFMIGGDPNIFPQIEPLFKAIAAPGGYLYTGPVGSGHYLKMVHNGIEYGMMAAIGEGFDVLQHSDFDYDNAAVANLWNHGSIIRSWLMALTAEAFTDDNQLAQLKGIMHSSGEGRWTLDAALDQQIATPVIAMALLMRYRSTETDTFTGKVVAALRNEFGGHAVDKQ, from the coding sequence ATGAAAATTGGCTTAATTGGCCTTGGTAAAATGGGGCTAAACTTAGCATTAAATATGCAAGCACACCAGGTGACGGTGTTTGGCACTGACCTTACTGCTCCCCACCGCCAAGCCGCAGCTGATCAAGGAATTGCTACTACAACTGACTTAACCACACTGTTAGCGCAACTACCACAGCCCCGCATCATTTGGGTCATGGTACCTGCTGGTCCGGCCACTACGACCGTCTTAGCACAACTAACCACCCAGCTAGCTCCCGGCGATATTGTTATCGATGGCGGCAATTCTTTTTATCGCGACAGCATTCAACATGGACAGGCCTTAGCCACCCATCAAATTGCCTTCTTTGATGTTGGGACTTCTGGTGGTCAAGCTGGGGCGCTTAACAATGGTAATTTCATGATTGGGGGTGACCCCAACATCTTTCCGCAAATTGAACCGCTCTTTAAAGCAATTGCCGCCCCCGGTGGTTATCTGTATACTGGTCCAGTTGGGAGTGGGCATTACTTAAAGATGGTGCATAATGGTATCGAATACGGCATGATGGCTGCGATTGGTGAAGGCTTCGATGTTTTACAGCATAGTGACTTTGACTATGATAATGCGGCCGTCGCTAATTTATGGAATCACGGGTCCATCATCCGTAGTTGGCTAATGGCGTTAACCGCCGAGGCTTTTACTGATGATAACCAATTGGCCCAACTAAAAGGCATCATGCATTCTTCTGGTGAAGGTCGTTGGACCTTAGATGCCGCTTTAGATCAACAAATTGCAACTCCCGTGATTGCAATGGCCCTGCTGATGCGCTACCGTTCTACCGAAACCGATACCTTTACCGGTAAAGTCGTGGCCGCGCTCCGGAATGAGTTTGGCGGTCACGCCGTTGACAAACAATAA
- the hslV gene encoding HslVU peptidase proteolytic subunit: MTVRFEATTICAVRQNGHNAMAGDGQVTMGEKVVMKGTARKVRRIYNDEVVVGFAGSVADAFTLEERFEKKLNEFSGNLQRAAVELAKDWRSDQALQKLEALLIVMNKDDMLLVSGSGEVITPDNDVLAIGSGGNFALAAARAMQLHSQDMSAQAIAEAAINIAGDIDIFTNHNVISEAL, from the coding sequence ATGACAGTAAGATTTGAAGCAACGACAATTTGTGCCGTCCGTCAAAATGGCCATAATGCCATGGCCGGTGATGGTCAAGTCACCATGGGTGAAAAAGTTGTAATGAAAGGGACCGCTCGGAAAGTTCGGCGAATTTATAATGATGAAGTCGTCGTCGGATTTGCTGGTAGTGTTGCGGATGCCTTCACCTTAGAAGAACGGTTTGAAAAGAAACTAAACGAGTTTTCTGGGAATTTACAACGGGCGGCAGTCGAACTAGCCAAGGATTGGCGGAGTGACCAAGCTTTACAGAAATTAGAAGCTTTGTTGATTGTGATGAATAAGGATGACATGTTGCTCGTTTCTGGGAGCGGTGAAGTGATCACCCCAGACAATGATGTCTTAGCCATTGGTTCAGGCGGTAATTTTGCTTTAGCTGCGGCGCGGGCGATGCAATTGCATAGTCAGGATATGAGTGCCCAAGCGATTGCGGAAGCGGCCATTAATATTGCTGGTGATATTGATATCTTTACGAATCATAACGTGATCTCAGAAGCCTTATAA
- the xerC gene encoding tyrosine recombinase XerC, translating to MEQQYLDLFLKYVRVERQYSPETAVAYREDIQAFDTFLTANGGAKSYTAVDHLDVNVYLSALYDRHLTRNSIARKVSSLRSFYNFLVKNDLAKLNPFIYVQLKKHAARLPRFFYQKELDVLFKTVYADESLMGSRNAALLEVLYGTGIRLSECVNLQLADVDFDLKMMLIRGKGDKERYVPFGRYAAQALQQYFEQCRTPVMAQYDQTHTTVFINRHGGAITGGGIEYVLNQIVKKSSLTADIHPHMLRHTFATQMLNNGADLRTVQELLGHTSLSTTQIYAHVTKEHLQQDYRNFFPRATRE from the coding sequence ATGGAACAACAGTACTTGGATTTGTTTTTAAAATATGTACGGGTTGAACGGCAGTATTCGCCAGAAACGGCGGTGGCATATCGCGAAGATATTCAAGCGTTTGACACCTTCTTAACAGCTAACGGTGGCGCTAAGTCCTATACGGCAGTTGACCATTTAGATGTGAACGTTTACTTAAGTGCGTTGTATGACCGCCATTTAACGCGGAATTCAATTGCCCGTAAAGTCTCTAGTTTACGGTCCTTTTATAATTTTCTTGTTAAAAATGATTTGGCAAAATTGAATCCGTTTATTTACGTGCAATTAAAGAAACATGCCGCGCGGTTGCCACGCTTCTTTTACCAAAAAGAATTAGATGTGTTGTTTAAGACCGTCTATGCGGATGAGTCCTTGATGGGGTCACGAAACGCCGCCTTGTTAGAGGTCCTGTATGGAACTGGTATTCGGTTGAGTGAGTGTGTCAATTTACAATTAGCCGACGTCGACTTTGACTTAAAGATGATGCTGATTCGTGGGAAAGGCGATAAGGAACGTTATGTGCCATTTGGGCGGTACGCTGCTCAAGCCTTACAACAGTATTTTGAGCAGTGTCGAACGCCAGTCATGGCACAATATGACCAGACCCATACGACAGTGTTTATTAATCGCCATGGTGGTGCCATTACGGGTGGTGGGATTGAATACGTCTTAAATCAAATTGTGAAAAAAAGTAGTTTGACTGCAGATATCCATCCCCATATGTTACGCCATACGTTTGCGACCCAAATGCTAAACAACGGGGCTGATTTACGAACGGTCCAAGAATTATTGGGGCATACGAGTTTATCAACCACGCAGATTTATGCCCACGTCACTAAGGAACATTTACAGCAAGATTATCGAAATTTCTTCCCACGCGCAACGCGGGAATAG
- a CDS encoding gluconate:H+ symporter, translated as MPFLILTFGILLLLVLIVKFKLNTYVALIVTAVVVGIGLGMPLNKIATSIQTGIGSQLGELALVFGFGAMLGRLVADAGGAYTISTTLIDFFGRKRLQIAIVIASFIIGIALFFEVGIVLLIPIVFAIAIEAQVPILFLGIPMGAALSVTHGFLPPHPAPTAIATTLNANVGRVLLFGIIIAIPTVYIAGPLFSRLAKKMVPAAFNAKPNLPAMSNERKFKVSEAPNFGLSVLTALFPVILMTITTVYDLVINHGVTPKHPTTLDQIVALIGAPGIAMLISLLFALWSMGLHQHKSKPAIATTLEDATKSIAMLLLIIGGGGAFKQILIDGGVGTAVAQLFNGSHISPLLLGWLVAVILRIALGSATVAALTAAGLVAPLMTQAGVDPALMVIAVGSGSVAASHVNDAGFWMFKEYFNLTIKETLLTWTFLETLIAVCGLVGALGLNLLFH; from the coding sequence ATGCCTTTTCTCATTTTAACGTTTGGGATTTTATTGTTGCTCGTCCTCATCGTTAAATTCAAGCTGAATACTTATGTGGCCTTAATTGTGACAGCAGTCGTAGTCGGCATCGGCTTAGGCATGCCCCTCAATAAAATTGCGACAAGTATTCAAACCGGGATTGGCAGTCAATTAGGCGAACTAGCTTTAGTCTTTGGCTTTGGGGCGATGCTAGGCCGATTAGTGGCGGATGCCGGTGGGGCTTACACGATTTCGACCACCTTAATTGATTTCTTTGGCCGTAAACGACTACAAATTGCGATTGTCATCGCTTCCTTTATTATTGGAATTGCGCTCTTCTTTGAAGTCGGGATCGTACTTTTAATTCCAATCGTATTTGCAATTGCGATTGAAGCCCAGGTGCCCATTCTATTTCTGGGAATTCCAATGGGGGCGGCGTTGTCAGTCACTCATGGCTTTTTGCCACCACATCCGGCACCAACCGCCATTGCCACAACCTTGAATGCCAACGTGGGCCGGGTCTTATTGTTCGGCATTATTATTGCCATTCCAACCGTCTATATTGCGGGTCCACTATTTTCCCGTTTGGCTAAAAAGATGGTGCCAGCGGCGTTTAATGCGAAACCTAACCTGCCAGCAATGAGCAATGAACGCAAATTCAAAGTTTCTGAAGCCCCTAATTTCGGGTTAAGCGTGCTGACTGCGTTATTCCCAGTTATTTTAATGACTATCACAACAGTCTATGATTTGGTGATTAATCACGGGGTTACTCCCAAGCATCCAACAACCCTAGACCAAATTGTGGCCTTAATTGGGGCACCTGGGATTGCCATGCTTATTTCGTTACTCTTTGCCTTGTGGTCGATGGGCCTACATCAACATAAATCCAAACCGGCGATTGCGACCACCCTCGAAGATGCCACTAAATCCATTGCGATGCTTTTATTGATTATTGGTGGCGGTGGCGCCTTCAAACAAATCTTAATTGATGGGGGCGTCGGTACGGCCGTAGCGCAACTCTTCAATGGCAGTCATATTTCACCATTGCTATTAGGTTGGCTAGTCGCTGTCATTTTACGAATTGCCTTAGGCTCAGCGACCGTTGCTGCCTTAACCGCAGCTGGCTTAGTTGCGCCCCTCATGACTCAAGCGGGCGTTGATCCAGCCCTAATGGTCATCGCCGTGGGCTCGGGTAGTGTCGCCGCTTCACACGTCAATGACGCTGGCTTTTGGATGTTCAAGGAATATTTCAATTTGACCATCAAGGAAACCCTATTGACCTGGACCTTCCTAGAGACCCTGATTGCCGTTTGTGGGCTCGTCGGTGCCCTCGGTTTAAATTTATTATTCCACTAA
- the parE gene encoding DNA topoisomerase IV subunit B: protein MAKKMQTYDDSSIQVLEGLEAVRKRPGMYIGSTDGRGLHHLVYEIVDNAVDEALAGFGKEINVIIHADNSITVVDHGRGMPVGMHASGVPTPEVILTVLHAGGKFGQGGYKTSGGLHGVGASVVNALSTELTVTIVRDGYRYQEKFKNGGHPVGTLEKKGKTNKPTGTTLTFKPDSSIFTTTVYNFQTLSERLRESAFLLKGVKITLTDERENQAQEIVFHYEAGIKEFVTYLNEDKDTLGDVMDFDGTKDGVEVEVAAQYNDGYSENLLSFVNNVRTPDGGTHEAGFRSAWTKAFNEYARKVGLLKEKDKNLEGADVREGLSAVISLRIPENLLQFEGQTKEKLGTPEARTIVDSVISEQLQFFLMENGEFAQMLIRKSTKARQAREAARKARDESRNGKRRHKQERLLSGKLTPAQSKNAKRNELFLVEGDSAGGSAKQGRDRKFQAILPLRGKVLNTEKAKLQDIVKNEEINTMIYTIGAGVGPEFDVAASNYDKVIIMTDADTDGAHIQILLLTFFYKYMRPMIDAGKIYIALPPLYRLQKKQGKKLRTEYAWTDEELALRTKTFGKGYALQRYKGLGEMNAEQLWETTMDPDMRTLVRVRIDDAALAEKRVTTLMGDKVEPRRKWIENNVQFSLDEDGSLLDNQAVTSAHEQADEELAQQLKK, encoded by the coding sequence ATGGCAAAAAAAATGCAAACATATGATGATTCTTCAATTCAAGTGCTTGAAGGATTAGAAGCTGTTCGGAAACGACCAGGGATGTATATTGGGTCAACCGACGGCCGTGGTTTACACCATTTGGTTTATGAAATAGTTGATAACGCGGTTGATGAAGCTTTAGCAGGTTTTGGGAAAGAAATCAATGTCATCATTCATGCTGACAATAGCATCACGGTCGTGGATCATGGTCGTGGGATGCCCGTTGGGATGCATGCTTCAGGTGTTCCCACGCCAGAAGTTATTCTGACGGTGCTCCATGCCGGCGGTAAGTTCGGTCAAGGGGGCTATAAGACCTCAGGCGGCTTGCATGGCGTCGGTGCTAGTGTTGTGAATGCACTATCGACCGAATTGACGGTCACCATCGTTCGTGATGGTTATCGCTATCAAGAAAAATTTAAAAATGGCGGGCACCCAGTGGGCACCCTCGAGAAAAAAGGCAAAACCAATAAACCAACTGGAACGACGTTAACGTTTAAACCAGATTCTAGTATTTTTACAACAACAGTTTATAATTTTCAAACTTTATCGGAACGCTTACGTGAATCTGCCTTTTTATTAAAAGGTGTCAAGATTACGTTGACCGATGAACGCGAAAATCAAGCGCAAGAAATTGTTTTTCATTATGAAGCGGGCATCAAAGAATTCGTGACTTATCTCAATGAAGACAAAGATACCTTGGGTGATGTCATGGACTTTGATGGCACTAAGGATGGCGTTGAGGTTGAAGTAGCCGCACAATATAACGATGGCTACTCTGAAAACTTATTATCGTTCGTCAATAACGTACGGACGCCTGATGGTGGGACTCATGAAGCCGGTTTTCGGAGTGCCTGGACCAAAGCTTTTAATGAATATGCACGGAAGGTCGGTCTTTTAAAGGAAAAAGATAAAAACCTAGAAGGTGCCGATGTGCGCGAAGGGCTATCTGCAGTGATTTCGCTACGCATTCCCGAAAATTTGTTGCAATTTGAAGGCCAGACCAAGGAAAAACTTGGGACGCCAGAAGCACGGACCATTGTCGATAGCGTGATTAGTGAGCAATTACAATTTTTCTTAATGGAAAATGGTGAATTTGCGCAGATGTTAATCCGCAAATCGACCAAGGCTCGGCAGGCACGTGAAGCAGCTCGCAAGGCCCGTGATGAGAGTCGTAATGGGAAGCGCCGGCACAAGCAAGAACGCTTACTGTCTGGTAAGCTAACGCCGGCCCAATCGAAGAATGCCAAGCGAAATGAGCTTTTCTTAGTTGAAGGGGATTCCGCCGGTGGTTCTGCAAAACAAGGTCGTGATCGTAAGTTCCAAGCGATCTTACCTTTACGTGGTAAGGTTTTAAACACCGAAAAAGCCAAATTACAAGATATTGTTAAGAATGAAGAAATCAACACCATGATCTATACAATTGGGGCGGGAGTTGGACCAGAATTTGATGTTGCAGCCAGTAATTATGACAAAGTCATTATTATGACTGATGCGGATACTGATGGTGCGCATATTCAGATTTTATTATTGACCTTTTTCTATAAATACATGCGCCCAATGATTGATGCCGGTAAGATTTATATTGCTTTGCCACCATTATATCGGCTACAGAAGAAACAAGGAAAAAAGCTACGGACGGAATATGCGTGGACTGATGAAGAATTGGCTTTACGAACCAAGACTTTCGGCAAGGGCTATGCGCTGCAACGTTACAAAGGGCTTGGCGAAATGAATGCGGAACAATTATGGGAAACGACTATGGATCCTGATATGCGAACTTTAGTTCGTGTTCGGATTGACGATGCTGCTTTAGCTGAAAAAAGAGTCACGACACTGATGGGTGATAAGGTTGAACCGCGGCGGAAGTGGATTGAAAACAACGTTCAATTCAGTCTCGATGAAGATGGTTCTTTGCTAGATAACCAAGCCGTGACTTCGGCTCATGAACAGGCCGATGAAGAGCTGGCCCAGCAATTGAAAAAATAA
- a CDS encoding aldose 1-epimerase family protein gives MTVELKNEYLTVQINEAGAELSSVKANDGLEYMWQADPKFWGRHAPVLFPIVGRLKDDQYTIAGQSYQMGQHGFARDQTFRVVSQTPTQAVLELTDSQATRAMYPFAFRLRLHYTLTDHELTVGYDVHNPANQELLFSIGGHPAFNAPLATPEGSLANYQVTVAPKQKYQHIPLQAPYNDVDQATTMDLSKPLPLTRELFKDDAVILALNKQETTLLLSSDLDDHGVAMTIDAAPYVGLWSPYPQAAPFVCLEPWWGIADNINHDGQLSHKMGINRLAANQTFNASYAIKFF, from the coding sequence ATGACAGTTGAATTGAAAAATGAATACCTCACCGTCCAAATTAATGAAGCGGGCGCAGAGTTAAGCAGTGTAAAGGCCAATGATGGGCTTGAATACATGTGGCAGGCTGATCCGAAGTTTTGGGGTCGGCATGCGCCCGTGCTATTTCCAATCGTCGGTCGATTAAAAGACGATCAGTATACAATTGCTGGTCAAAGTTATCAAATGGGGCAACATGGGTTTGCGCGGGATCAAACGTTCCGAGTGGTGTCACAGACACCAACGCAAGCCGTACTAGAATTAACCGATAGCCAGGCTACCCGTGCGATGTATCCCTTTGCGTTCCGGTTACGCTTACACTACACGTTAACGGATCATGAATTAACGGTCGGCTATGACGTGCATAATCCAGCTAATCAAGAACTATTGTTCTCAATCGGTGGACATCCAGCGTTTAACGCCCCGTTAGCGACGCCTGAGGGAAGTTTAGCTAATTATCAGGTCACAGTGGCACCTAAACAAAAGTATCAACACATCCCATTACAAGCCCCTTATAATGATGTTGATCAGGCGACGACGATGGACCTGTCTAAGCCGTTACCCTTAACCCGGGAGCTGTTTAAAGATGATGCGGTTATTTTGGCCTTGAATAAGCAAGAAACGACATTACTGTTAAGCTCCGACTTAGATGACCATGGGGTTGCAATGACGATTGATGCGGCACCATACGTGGGGCTGTGGTCACCATACCCACAAGCGGCACCGTTTGTTTGTCTTGAACCTTGGTGGGGGATTGCGGATAATATCAATCATGATGGGCAATTAAGTCATAAAATGGGTATTAATCGGTTAGCAGCTAATCAAACATTTAATGCCAGTTATGCGATTAAGTTTTTCTAA
- the plsY gene encoding glycerol-3-phosphate 1-O-acyltransferase PlsY gives MEIILMLIVAYLLGAIPSGVIIGKLFFHTDIRQAGSGNIGTTNTYRVLGPTAGTIVMAMDILKGTLAAAQPALFHLPVNALLIGLGAIVGHTFSIFIGFKGGKAVATSAGILLAYNWHFFLIASAIMFTLVYLTSMVSVASMTSLTLVSLIAIFYYQDWILSVIAVILTIFIFYRHRTNIKRILAGTESLVHFGLGWRHYQRKQ, from the coding sequence GTGGAAATTATACTCATGCTGATTGTCGCCTATTTGCTAGGTGCAATTCCTTCGGGTGTCATCATTGGCAAGCTTTTCTTTCATACGGATATTCGCCAAGCGGGTAGCGGAAATATTGGTACGACCAACACTTATCGGGTACTAGGCCCAACCGCTGGCACCATCGTAATGGCTATGGACATCTTAAAAGGAACCCTAGCGGCTGCACAACCAGCGCTCTTTCATTTACCCGTTAATGCGCTATTGATTGGTTTAGGGGCCATCGTCGGCCATACTTTCTCAATCTTTATTGGTTTTAAAGGTGGCAAAGCGGTCGCCACTAGTGCGGGCATTCTATTAGCCTATAACTGGCATTTCTTCTTAATTGCCAGTGCCATTATGTTCACATTAGTCTATCTAACCAGTATGGTTAGCGTTGCGAGCATGACCTCACTAACCTTAGTTAGCCTAATTGCAATCTTCTATTATCAAGATTGGATTTTATCCGTCATTGCAGTCATATTAACCATCTTTATTTTCTATCGGCACCGAACTAATATTAAACGTATTTTAGCTGGGACCGAATCGTTAGTGCATTTTGGGCTTGGCTGGCGCCACTATCAACGTAAGCAGTAA
- the trmFO gene encoding FADH(2)-oxidizing methylenetetrahydrofolate--tRNA-(uracil(54)-C(5))-methyltransferase TrmFO, whose translation MASIPTVNVIGAGLAGSEAAWQIAKLGVNVRIYEMRPTKMTPAHHTAQFAELVCTNSLRATQLSNAAGLLKAEMQQLDSVVMQSATGHAVPAGGALAVDRDTFSQAITDKLTKLPNVEVINEEVTSLPAGITVVATGPLTAATLAQSIQSFNEEDDLHFFDAAAPILTKDSIDLDKVYLKSRYDRGEAAYLNCPMTEAEFDRFYDALIHAEMAEAHDFENSEVFEGCMPIEVMAQRGRQTMLFGPLKPVGLADPETGKQPFAVVQLRQDDASGELFNIVGFQTHLKWGEQKRVFRLIPGLEHVEFVRYGVMHRNTFMKSPKLLQPTYQTKQRPDLFFAGQMTGVEGYIESAASGIVAGTNAARLALGLDPVVFPKHTMMGAMAHYITHTSAAHFQPMNANFGIVPKLKQRIHDKRERNTALSERALTELTDFQATALKVD comes from the coding sequence ATGGCATCAATACCAACCGTTAACGTCATCGGTGCGGGGCTAGCAGGCTCCGAGGCCGCTTGGCAAATTGCAAAGTTAGGCGTCAATGTGCGCATTTATGAAATGCGACCGACTAAGATGACGCCAGCGCACCATACCGCTCAGTTTGCAGAACTCGTTTGTACGAATTCACTGCGGGCAACGCAATTAAGTAATGCGGCGGGGCTGTTAAAAGCCGAAATGCAGCAATTAGATTCAGTCGTAATGCAGTCCGCAACCGGCCATGCCGTTCCTGCCGGAGGCGCCTTGGCTGTTGACCGCGACACGTTCTCACAAGCGATTACCGATAAGCTGACCAAGTTACCCAATGTTGAAGTCATCAACGAAGAGGTCACTAGCTTACCAGCTGGCATTACGGTGGTTGCTACCGGGCCATTAACTGCGGCTACTTTAGCGCAGTCCATTCAAAGCTTTAATGAAGAAGATGACTTACACTTCTTTGATGCGGCGGCCCCCATCTTAACGAAAGACTCCATTGACCTGGACAAGGTCTATCTAAAATCGCGTTATGATCGTGGTGAAGCCGCTTACCTCAATTGCCCAATGACGGAAGCCGAGTTCGATCGTTTTTACGATGCCTTGATTCATGCTGAAATGGCTGAAGCCCATGACTTTGAAAATTCTGAAGTCTTTGAAGGTTGTATGCCAATTGAAGTCATGGCTCAACGGGGACGACAGACGATGTTATTTGGCCCATTGAAGCCGGTCGGGTTAGCAGACCCTGAGACGGGAAAACAACCTTTTGCGGTCGTGCAACTGCGTCAAGATGATGCTTCTGGCGAACTCTTTAATATTGTCGGGTTCCAAACGCATTTAAAGTGGGGCGAACAAAAACGTGTTTTCCGGTTAATTCCTGGGTTAGAACACGTTGAATTTGTGCGTTATGGCGTCATGCATCGTAACACCTTTATGAAATCACCTAAATTACTACAACCAACGTACCAGACTAAACAACGCCCAGACTTGTTTTTTGCCGGCCAAATGACCGGGGTTGAGGGCTATATCGAGAGTGCGGCTAGTGGCATTGTCGCTGGGACTAATGCGGCCCGATTGGCATTAGGCTTAGACCCAGTAGTCTTTCCAAAGCATACCATGATGGGCGCTATGGCGCACTATATTACCCATACCAGTGCCGCACATTTCCAACCCATGAATGCGAATTTTGGCATTGTTCCTAAGCTAAAGCAACGGATTCATGATAAGCGCGAACGTAATACGGCCTTATCAGAACGGGCCTTGACCGAACTAACCGACTTTCAAGCAACGGCTTTGAAAGTTGACTAA
- the hslU gene encoding ATP-dependent protease ATPase subunit HslU translates to MEQINQTPKQIVAALDNYVIGQGAAKKAVAIALRNRYRRMELSADMQAEITPKNMLMIGPTGVGKTEIARRLAKIVNAPFVKIEATKFTEVGYVGRDVESMVRDLVEIAIEMEKKQAYSRVRSSAVQAADQRLVKLLVPVPAQKQTTNKRNGNDFQNMMNMLSQMQNGQTPDAATNSEETVTDDVRNQRLSVAEQLKKGVLENSEVTIEMDDPQQAASGNSNMLGQMGIDLGDTLGQMIPKKRIKRTMTVAEAREILVREESETLVNNADIYHDAIVRAENTGIIFLDEIDKITAGGQQNSGEVSREGVQRDILPIVEGSQITTKYGPINTDHILFIASGAFAESKPSDLIAELQGRFPIRVELDDLSKDDFVKILTEPKNALIKQYIALIGTDNIKVTFTMEAIEAIAEIAYNVNHETENIGARRLHTVLEKLLEELLYEGPDMEMGEVTITESYVNERIGNIAQDKDLSRYIL, encoded by the coding sequence ATGGAACAAATTAATCAGACACCTAAACAGATCGTGGCGGCCTTAGATAATTATGTTATTGGTCAAGGCGCTGCCAAAAAAGCTGTTGCGATTGCTTTACGAAATCGGTATCGCCGGATGGAACTTTCAGCGGATATGCAAGCTGAAATTACGCCTAAAAATATGTTAATGATCGGTCCAACTGGGGTCGGTAAAACTGAAATTGCGCGCCGGTTAGCTAAAATTGTGAATGCGCCCTTTGTTAAAATCGAAGCGACGAAATTTACCGAGGTTGGCTATGTCGGCCGTGATGTTGAATCAATGGTGCGGGATTTGGTTGAAATTGCCATTGAGATGGAAAAAAAGCAGGCTTATTCACGCGTTCGTTCTTCGGCCGTGCAAGCCGCTGATCAACGGTTAGTCAAATTATTGGTGCCTGTCCCAGCGCAAAAGCAAACGACGAACAAGCGTAATGGCAATGATTTCCAAAACATGATGAACATGTTAAGCCAGATGCAAAATGGACAAACCCCGGATGCAGCGACGAATAGTGAGGAAACCGTGACGGATGATGTTCGTAATCAACGACTTTCAGTGGCTGAACAATTGAAAAAAGGGGTCCTCGAAAATTCTGAAGTGACGATTGAAATGGATGACCCGCAACAAGCCGCCAGTGGCAATAGCAATATGCTAGGACAAATGGGCATTGATCTGGGGGATACCCTAGGCCAGATGATCCCTAAGAAGCGGATTAAGCGGACCATGACTGTGGCGGAAGCACGGGAGATTCTAGTTCGTGAAGAATCTGAAACATTAGTGAATAATGCGGATATTTATCATGATGCCATTGTTCGGGCTGAAAATACCGGGATCATTTTCTTGGATGAAATTGACAAGATTACTGCCGGTGGTCAACAGAACTCGGGTGAGGTTTCTCGTGAAGGCGTGCAACGCGATATCCTACCAATCGTGGAAGGCTCTCAAATCACGACCAAGTATGGTCCGATTAATACGGATCACATTCTCTTTATTGCGTCTGGGGCTTTTGCGGAAAGCAAACCTAGCGATTTGATTGCAGAATTACAAGGTCGGTTCCCAATTCGAGTTGAATTAGATGATTTATCAAAAGATGACTTCGTTAAAATCTTAACGGAACCTAAAAATGCCTTAATTAAGCAATATATTGCCTTGATTGGGACGGATAATATTAAAGTGACGTTTACGATGGAAGCAATCGAAGCAATTGCTGAAATTGCGTATAATGTCAATCACGAAACTGAAAATATTGGCGCCCGGCGGTTGCATACGGTGTTAGAGAAACTATTAGAAGAATTGCTTTACGAAGGTCCTGACATGGAAATGGGTGAAGTGACGATTACCGAAAGCTATGTTAATGAACGAATTGGTAATATTGCCCAAGATAAGGATCTTAGTCGGTATATTCTCTAA